A single window of Colletotrichum destructivum chromosome 9, complete sequence DNA harbors:
- a CDS encoding Putative gfo/Idh/MocA-like oxidoreductase, NAD(P)-binding domain superfamily: protein MAPTRVGIVGLSAKGPGFVPGVWATLTILPSIRNSPEYEIVALCNSSVEAARRSIAMHGLPSWTKAYDDIRELAGDADVDLVVVSVGVPKHLELAVPALAAKKKVYIEWPLGASVAEAERLAGLAEADGLQTIVGLQGRSDSLTVKLREIVESGEIGDLLSTSVVGTLLINPPSYWVEGAEYYLDIKSGANMFHIGFGHFLDSFTHVLGDFDLGTLSSVLKIDLTHGPLRNAEGKVVDPAYPKSAPDHVLVQGKLNGGATASLNFRTTSATVGDVGARWIISGTKGEIEASWGNMVMWQTPHPSKKLKIKLFTGEERDVELKRPDIPTVANVSDLALNTALILDAFAKGNGSRYANFESALKTHRLLDEILKRSGYEA from the exons ATGGCTCCCACACGCGTCGGAATCGTCGGGCTATCTGCCAAGGGGCCAGGCTTCGTCCCGGGAGTGTGGGCCACATTGACCATCCTGCCGTCCATCCGGAACTCGCCCGAGTACGAAATCGTCGCTCTCTGCAACTCgtccgtcgaggccgcccgccgcTCGATTGCGATGCACGGGCTCCCGAGCTGGACCAAGGCCTACGATGACATCCGCGAGCTCGCGGGGGACGCCGACGTAGACCTGGTCGTCGTCAGTGTCGGCGTGCCCAAGCACCTCGAGCTGGCGGTCCCCGCActcgccgccaagaagaaggtcTATATCGAGTGGCCGCTTGGCGCCTCAGTCGCGGAGGCTGAGAGGCTGGCCGGGCTGGCTGAGGCGGATGGGCTGCAGACTATTGTCGGTCTCCAAGGCCGGAGTGACAGCCTCACCGTCAAGCTGAGGGAGATAGTCGAAAGCGGCGAGATCGGCGACCTCTTAAGTACTTCTGTCGTTGGCACGCTCCTGATCAACCCCCCGAGTTACTGGGTCGAGGGGGCTGAGTATTACCTCGACATCAAGAGCGGAGCGAATATGTTCCACATCGGCTTTGGACACT TTCTAGACTCATTTACTCACGTCCTTGGCGATTTCGACCTTGGCACTCTGTCCTCCGTCCTCAAGATTGACCTCACACATGGGCCCCTACGCAACGCAGAGGGGAAGGTCGTCGACCCAGCATACCCTAAAAGCGCGCCCGATCACGTCCTCGTTCAGGGAAAGCTGAATGGCGGTGCCACGGCCTCGCTGAACTTCAGGACAACCAGTGCCACTGTTGGTGACGTTGGCGCCCGCTGGATCATCAGCGGGACCAAGGGAGAAATCGAGGCCAGCTGGGGCAACATGGTAATGTGGCAGACCCCCCACCCCAGCAAGAAGCTCAAAATTAAGCTCTTCACCGGGGAGGAGCGGGACGTCGAGCTGAAGAGGCCGGATATCCCCACCGTAGCCAATGTTTCAGACTTGGCGCTGAACACGGCTCTGATCCTAGATGCCTTCGCCAAGGGTAACGGCTCGCGGTATGCCAACTTTGAGTCTGCGTTGAAGACCCATCGTCTATTGGACGAGATCTTGAAAAGGTCCGGCTACGAGGCCTAA
- a CDS encoding Putative mitochondrial carrier domain superfamily yields MASVISAVPNPALGKTTVLQRKSDSNAKHKISPSISLFSGGVAGAVEAAVTYPFEFAKTRAQLQSTGSKNPFSVLLQVARQDGPKAIYTGCSTLIIGTTFKAGVRFLSFDSIRNALIDESGRLTPARGILAGMIAGCVESVVAVTPTERVKTALIDDAKAGARKYAGGTHALITMVREHGVGEVYRGIVSTTLKQSATSAVRMGSYNVLREVSKQHGLPNNSLVTFGSGAVAGIITVYATQPFDTIKTRAQSARGAGTLEAFRMVLSERGVRGFWSGSTMRLGRLILSGGIVFTVYEKVSSLLAR; encoded by the exons ATGGCGTCCGTGATCTCAGCTGTGCCGAACCCGGCACTCGGAAAAACAACCGTGCTACAACGGAAATCTGATTCAAACGCGAAACACAAGATCTCCCCGAGCATCTCGTTATTCTCGGGTGGGGTCGCCGGGGCTGTCGAAGCTGCCGTCACT TACCCTTTCGAGTTTGCAAAGACAAGAGCGCAACTCCAATCAACCGGCAGCAAGAACCCGTTTTCGGTTCTTCTCCAGGTTGCCCGACAAGATGGACCCAAAGCCATCTACACCGGCTGCTCAACGTTGATCATT GGAACAACCTTCAAGGCTGGAGTTCGATTTCTCTCCTTCGACTCCATCAGAAATGCCCTCATTGACGAAAGTGGTCGTTTGACGCCTGCACGTGGCATCCTCGCCGGTATGATCGCCGGGTGTGTCGAAAGCGTCGTGGCGGTGACTCCTACCGAACGGGTGAAGACGGCGCT CATTGATGATGCCAAAGCAGGCGCAAGGAAATATGCGGGTGGAACGCATGCGCTCATCACAATGGTTAGAGAGCACGGAGTGGGTGAAGTGTATCGCGGTATCGTTTCCACCACGCTGAAGCAGTCTGCGACCTCTGCTGTGCGGATGGGCTCTTACAACGTGCTGAGAGAGGTTTCCAAGCAGCATGGGCTCCCTAACAACAGCCTCGTGACGTTCGGCTCTGGTGCTGTTGCCGGCATCATCACTGTTTATGCCACCCAGCCGTTCGACACCATTAAGACGAGAGCGCAGTCTGCGCGTGGAGCCGGTACTCTGGAAGCCTTTCGAATGGTACTGTCAGAAAGAGGTGTGAGGGGTTTCTGGAGCGGAAGCACAATGAGACTCGGTCGTCTAATTCTGAGTGGAGGAATTGTATTCACTGTATACGAAAAGGTTTCAAGCCTTCTGGCGCGTTAG
- a CDS encoding uncharacterized protein (Putative zn(2)Cys(6) fungal-type DNA-binding domain, transcription factor domain, fungi) → MFFPRIDLLASSPDNPFSLTNVEKIHSSTRLPPTGIEIKTFGTLPLLILMAPRPGDSITASGRPRRRAVEACSFCRRRKIKCNNEQPTCANCRTYGKDCVYEPLVVESTPTPRRAERRRQVTRQSRQRTDLGTTPSRIPEDISGNDSAAEHGGDTPQPHTPDGPDTAIHSPPPPPHTSTQQPGALTEHNPSRRAGVSRIVVSANGVSSYHGRTSALFEENLQERSSAVDLRPRMPDEWIEKGLVAEAARQRQLEDFNYRAGTLDFDGVDPELGMHLLSLHWNRQHHSFLLTYRPAFMRDMACNGPYFSKILLNAIYFGASKFSPRREVRRDHNDVRTAGWAFRERVRKLLGDALDSSDITTIQALLVMTNSLFALGDERSAAWLYAGLAFRMIIDLGMHVDAPGLGSTRKFSDEDLEIRRRVFWGAFVVDKIQSLYQGRPASLKESDTLVPIKFLDTFEEFENWKPFAYSTDATSYPGSPAFSVSTFTYLCRLSVVMSDILSCIYTERAFDKSATELSTMLESLSSKLAAWKEALPTHLVFDPKNDDQVPPPHVLSLHAMFNVLTILLHRPFVADGHLYNTSRSISVNSFITCASAADSIVGVLRAYNRVFSVRHAPYLISYATYVAATIHVRIAAKRSTESEARERLETCMSVFRENQETNWAVRRAKTIVEGLMTRLGVSLTRVDGNERQRSNAFPVSTANGDAPDALGNPNDRVRLSITDEARPPQTVLENVSPSMGWSDIDGIIQSFVRGQEHNTAATDMSQTDLNQQPVPSGTGLQPANFDSSSFIGNQTWFHGIPEGDSGAASFDDLLFGFNGSALDSMFS, encoded by the exons ATGTTCTTTCCGCGGATAGACTTgcttgcttcttctcccgACAACCCCTTCAGTTTGACGAACGTGGAAAAGATTCACTCGTCTACCCGCTTGCCACCCACGGGTATTGAGATCAAGACATTCGGCACTCTCCCGCTTCTTATTCTCATGGCACCGAGACCGGGAGACAGCATCACGGCATCCGGTCGCCCTCGGAGGCGGGCCGTTGAGGCCTGTTCGTTCTGCCGACGGCGCAAG ATCAAGTGCAACAATGAGCAGCCGACGTGCGCCAATTGCAGGACGTACGGAAAGGATTGCGTCTATGAGCCTTTGGTAGTAGagtcaacaccaacaccgcGCCGTGcagaacggcggcgacaagtCACTCGTCAGAGTCGTCAAAGAACAGACCTCGGCACCACCCCGTCGCGCATTCCGGAGGATATTAGCGGCAACGACTCTGCCGCGGAGCATGGCGGCGACACGCCACAGCCACACACCCCTGACGGCCCTGATACTGCTATCCActcgccgccccctccccctcataCCAGCACGCAACAGCCCGGAGCTCTGACAGAACATAACCCTTCTCGCCGAGCAGGTGTCTCTCGCATCGTGGTATCCGCTAACGGAGTCTCGAGCTATCACGGCCGCACGAGCGCCCTGTTCGAGGAGAATCTACAGGAACGATCATCGGCCGTCGACTTACGTCCACGGATGCCGGATGAATGGATAGAGAAGGGATTGGTTGCCGAGGCGGCTAGACAAC GCCAGCTCGAAGACTTCAACTATCGCGCGGGAACGCTCGACTTCGATGGTGTGGACCCGGAATTAGGCATGCACCTCCTGTCCCTGCACTGGAACCGCCAGCACCATTCCTTTCTGCTCACGTACCGACCCGCATTCATGCGGGACATGGCCTGCAACGGGCCGTACTTTTCAAAGATACTGCTCAACGCCATCTACTTCGGGGCTTCCAAATTCAGCCCGCGTCGAGAAGTCCGGAGGGACCACAACGACGTGCGCACCGCCGGCTGGGCGTTCCGTGAGCGTGTCAGGAAGCTGCTTGGCGACGCGCTCGATAGCAGTGATATCACAACCATTCAGGCTTTGCTGGTGATGACAAATTCGCTTTTCGCCTTAGGTGACGAAAGGAGTGCTGCTTGGCTATACGCGGGCCTGGCATTCCGCATGATTATCGACTTAGGCATGCATGTTGATGCGCCAGGCCTCGGCAGCACACGGAAGTTCTCTGACGAAGACCTAGAGATACGACGGCGGGTCTTCTGGGGTGCATTCG TCGTTGACAAGATCCAGAGTCTCTATCAGGGACGCCCGGCCTCCTTGAAAGAGTCCGACACGCTGGTACCAATCAAATTTCTCGATACGTTCGAGGAGTTTGAAAATTGGAAGCCGTTTGCGTACTCTACTGATGCCACCAGCTACCCTGGATCGCCTGCCTTCAGTGTGTCTACTTTCACCTACCTGTGTCGACTCTCGGTCGTCATGAGCGATATTCTGAGCTGCATCTATACGGAGAGAGCCTTTGACAAAAGCGCAACTGAGCTCTCCACAATGCTAGAGAGTCTAAGCTCCAAGTTGGCTGCTTGGAAAGAAGCTTTGCCTACCCATCTCGTTTTCGATCCAAAGAATGATGACCAAGTTCCTCCTCCACACGTACTAAGCTTGCA CGCCATGTTCAATGTTCTCACCATCCTTCTTCACCGTCCGTTTGTTGCTGATGGCCACTTGTACAACACCTCTCGTTCCATATCGGTCAACTCGTTCATCACCTGCGCGTCTGCAGCCGACAGCATAGTCGGCGTTCTTCGAGCATACAATAGGGTATTTTCTGTGCGACACGCACCTTATTTGATTTCCTATGCCACGTATGTCGCTGCAACGATTCATGTACGAATCGCCGCGAAGCGCAGCACGGAATCGGAGGCTCGCGAGCGCCTGGAAACCTGTATGTCCGTGTTTCGAGAGAATCAGGAAACAAACTGGGCCGTGAGAAGGGCCAAAACCATCGTCGAAGGCTTGATGACGCGTCTGGGTGTAAGTCTCACCCGCGTGGACGGCAACGAAAGACAGAGGAGCAATGCCTTTCCCGTCTCGACAGCGAACGGCGACGCGCCCGACGCCTTAGGGAATCCCAACGACAGAGTGCGTCTTTCAATAACTGATGAGGCACGCCCTCCGCAGACAGTGCTTGAGAACGTATCCCCTTCCATGGGGTGGTCAGATATCGACGGAATCATCCAAAGTTTTGTGCGAGGGCAAGAGCACAACACTGCCGCAACGGATATGAGCCAGACGGACTTAAACCAGCAGCCGGTCCCTTCGGGAACGGGGTTGCAGCCGGCAAACTTCGACTCTTCGAGCTTCATCGGAAACCAGACTTGGTTCCACGGGATACCGGAAGGAGACAGCGGCGCTGCTTCTTTCGACGACCTTCTGTTCGGGTTCAACGGCTCCGCGCTTGACAGCATGTTCTCCTGA
- a CDS encoding Putative zn(2)Cys(6) fungal-type DNA-binding domain-containing protein, which translates to MWSRLPALTVIGRNSAGRPDEVRNVDVTCQVPPINTYTKNSAASAISMSATFGRKKSCASCRISKARCSLDSPCRRCEERNLDCKYDHPPRRPATYRALRPLQTPEESSRRDIEETRSHAERSTHRRSPPPGPLMENHIDHFDGPSMNWDTLLSPSFLQLSPGCELGFSSLLSPSSSDMRLNTFQGLQAPPESSGVPWIRNGQRPGVPDHPEARSPLGSPPSIPTARPDQLQTQARTRLSRPRRPFYQDRPFALRPNKVVAACFTVKVLMGQLLAYPKMMAKGGRLPPFIFPPCVVEGNVLTTDCCSTGYHKCLPETLAICCNLVQSFEARTAGSASFVWKSIYKEVGRLQNEHDSYNCEELLQALQAVVIYILLQAGDPDSVPYNDIAALVSAPESIAKSLHTSSDYTVNLTNSTKIDRRKWVARESVRRTICIIFGVQLMLDVDFNVAGGECGGYSQLPLPSGRELWETVSNDEWAARYRKLHARYRDDNVLNIQDLRRARRALETDITDQSEEGRLVGRVAEWCESLDELGMMVWMAVMQESKYTK; encoded by the exons ATGTGGAGCCGCCTTCCGGCATTGACGGTGATTGGTCGGAACTCCGCGGGCAGACCGGATGAAGTCCGCAACGTCGACGTTACTTGTCAAGTTCCTCCAATCAATACCTACACCAAAAACAGCGCTGCTTCGGCGATCAGCATGAGCGCGACATTCGGCCGCAAGAAGTCCTGCGCCTCTTGCCGTATCAGCAAGGCGAGATGTTCCCTCGATTCCCCGTGTCGGCGATGCGAGGAGAGAAACCTCGACTGCAAGTACGACCATCCGCCGAGGCGTCCAGCGACCTACCGAGCATTGCGTCCCCTGCAGACCCCCGAGGAGAGCTCACGCAGAGACATAGAAGAAACTAGATCCCATGCCGAGAGATCGACTCACCGTAGAAGCCCTCCTCCCGGGCCCTTGATGGAAAATCACATTGACCATTTTGATGGGCCGTCGATGAATTGGGATACGTTACTTTCACCCTCATTTTTACAGCTGTCCCCGGGCTGTGAGCTTGGTTTCTCAAGTTTACTAAgcccgtcctcctccgacaTGCGCCTGAACACATTTCAAGGCCTTCAGGCACCACCCGAGTCTAGCGGGGTGCCATGGATTCGGAACGGCCAACGACCCGGTGTACCAGACCATCCAGAGGCCCGGTCTCCATTAGGTAGTCCTCCTTCTATTCCTACTGCCAGGCCAGATCAGCTGCAGACGCAAGCCAGAACACGCCTCtcccggcctcgccgcccatTCTACCAGGACAGGCCCTTTGCGTTGCGACCCAACAAGGTAGTAGCGGCGTGTTTTACCGTAAAAGTACTCATGGGCCAGCTTTTGGCTTATCCCAAAATGATGGCCAAGGGCGGACGACTGCCGCCGTTCATATTCCCTCCCTGTGTCGTGGAAGGGAATGTTTTGACGACGGATTGCTGTAGCACTGGCTACCACAAGTGCCTGCCAGAGACCTTGGCCATCTGTTGCAACTTGGTACAGAGTTTTGAGGCAAGGACCGCTGGAAGTGCGTCGTTTGTATGGAAGAGCATTTACAAAGAGGTCGGGAGGCTCCAGAATGAG CATGACTCATACAACTGTGAAGAGCTGCTTCAAGCTCTGCAGGCTGTAGTCATATACATCTTGCTGCAAGCAGGAGACCCGGACTCGGTGCCCTATAACGATATCGCAGCACTGGTGTCAGCCCCCGAG TCCATCGCCAAGTCCCTTCACACGTCCTCCGATTACACCGTCAATCTGACCAACAGCACCAAGATTGATCGTCGGAAATGGGTCGCTCGCGAAAGTGTTCGAAG GACGATATGTATCATTTTCGGTGTCCAGCTTATGTTGGACGTGGACTTCAACGTCGCGGGAGGAGAATGCGGCGGCTACAGCCAACTGCCTCTCCCCTCGGGACGAGAGCTGTGGGAGACCGTGTCCAATGATGAGTGGGCGGCACGGTATAGGAAGCTTCATGCTCGGTACCGCGACGATAATGTGTTGAATATACAGGACCTTCGGCGGGCGAGACGAGCTCTGGAGACAGATATTACAGATCAGAGCGAGGAAGGGCGGCTTGTAGGCCGGGTTGCAGAGTGGTGCGAGAGCCTGGACGAGCTTGGGATGATGGTGTGGATGGCAGTTATGCAAGAGTCAAAGTATACAAAATAG
- a CDS encoding Putative major facilitator superfamily, MFS transporter superfamily yields MTTNTNDPAVISVTKDAVECSQLEHSNRSGDDLQSKEKIYRQYELSPREIQGRFDLLRDLSDTEMEKLNKGVVRKIDWRMMPTITAMFLMSYLDRINVSNARLGGMQEDLQMSDTMWNLGISTFYIGYLIGQLPGNLWLAKANPRWFLPSTMLAWGAATICTPALTNGAGFAALRFFTGLAEAPFFPGITLMTSSWYNKHESPTRMAIWHAGNTISNIISGFLAAGILTTMGGVAGMYSWQWFFLIEGIATFLIAFAAFALLPDWPHNTRFLTPAEREMAQYRILCSNGGVEEVVGGTWDGFRDAVKDPFTWIFCLMHFALVTAQAFKDFLPSIVNTFDFGELTTYLIQAPPYAFAYAFACVVAWSSGRRQESFWHIVLPIIGSAVGCAVLISTTNVGARYFGLFLLISGTYNGLNLQLSWETTVVPAPRSKKAALIAIANCLSQVSHWFSPYFWPRSHEPFYRLGGGLVLVGCLLVVTSAGLAKWRAIKLNKKLDEAEGYSENSGVERGWRYAH; encoded by the exons atgacgacgaacaCCAATGACCCCGCGGTCATCAGCGTCACGAAGGATGCCGTCGAATGCAGCCAGCTCGAACACTCCAACAGATCGGGCGACGATTTGCAGTCCAAGGAGAAAATATATCGGCAGTATGAACTCTCCCCTCGAGAGATTCAGGGTCGCTTCGATCTGCTGCGGGATTTGAGCGACACGGAAATGGAGAAGCTCAACAAGGGGGTGGTGCGGAAGATCGACTGGAGGATGATGCCTACGATCACTGCCATGTTTCTCATGAG CTACCTCGATCGAATCAACGTCTCCAATGCACGGCTGGGTGGCATGCAGGAGGATCTGCAAATGTCAGACACCATGTGGAATCTGGGGATCTCGACCTTCTACATCGGATATCTCATTGGACAGCTGCCGGGCAACTTGTGGTTGGCCAAGGCGAACCCAAGATGGTTTCTCCCCTCGACGATGTTGGCATGGGGTGCCGCGACGATCTGCACTCCGGCCCTGACGAA TGGCGCTGGCTTTGCCGCCCTGCGATTCTTCACTGGCCTGGCCGAAGCCCCTTTCTTTCCCGGCATCACTCTCA TGACCTCCTCCTGGTACAATAAACACGAAAGCCCGACTCGCATGGCCATCTGGCACGCCGGAAACACCATTTCCAACATCATCTccggcttcctcgccgcgggcATCCTGACCACgatgggcggcgtcgccgggaTGTATTCGTGGCAGTGGTTCTTCCTGATAGAAGGTATTGCTACCTTCTTGATCGCCTTCGCCGCTTTCGCCCTTCTTCCGGACTGGCCTCACAACACGCGATTCCTGACCCCGGCGGAGCGAGAGATGGCTCAGTATCGCATCTTGTGCTCCAACGGCGGAGTCGAAGAGGTGGTGGGCGGCACCTGGGACGGTTTCAGGGACGCCGTCAAAGACCCTTTTACCTGGATCTTCTGCCTCATGCACTTTGCACTCGTTACAGCCCAGGCATTCAAGGACTTCCTGCCTTCG ATTGTCAACACCTTCGACTTTGGTGAGCTCACAACCTACCTCATCCAAGCACCTCCGTACGCCTTTGCCTACGCCTTTGCATGCGTCGTTGCCTGGTCTTCGGGTCGGCGTCAAGAGTCCTTTTGGCACATCGTCCTGCCCATAATCGGCAGCGCCGTTGGTTGTGCCGTGTTGATCTCGACGACAAATGTCGGCGCCCGATACTTTGGTCTCTTTCTGCTCATCTCTGGCACGTACAACGGCCTGAACCTGCAACTCTCCTGGGAGACAACCGTAGTCCCGGCACCTCGGAGTAAGAAGGCTGCACTAATCGCGATTGCCAACTGTCTCAGCCAGGTCAGCCACTGGTTCAGCCCCTACTTTTGGCCTCGTTCGCACGAGCCCTTCTACAGACTCGGCGGAGGCCTTGTCCTGGTCGGTTGTCTCTTGGTTGTCACGTCAGCCGGTCTGGCAAAATGGCGCGCGATTAAACTGAACAAGAAgttggacgaggccgagggaTACTCGGAGAACTCGGGGGTCGAAAGAGGCTGGAGATATGCGCACTGA
- a CDS encoding Putative heterokaryon incompatibility produces the protein MWLISTETLTLHAFIPPDVPPYAILSHTWEAGEVTFQEFADLDAAREKPGFAKIDKTCELARQNGLEWVWVDTCCIDKSSSAELSEAINSMFEWYRLSAVCFAYLADLPVGSPSLWMFESESGIHKRPCRWFQRGWTLQELIAPSRLEFFDVGWNSRGFKTDGTVLRQLSSMAGIRGKTARVLKNSDAIGEISIAERMSWASKRQTTRTEDMAYCLLGIFRVNMPLLYGEGPRAFIRLQEEILKNSTDMSLFCWTASEEAIQPYRGLLARHPSEFASWFDTELTSRKSISWAMCEQEKEFSSTNKGIRMEATLASFFYDGEERTCLRCTLFPDEYVVFVALRYHRDNIYVRELPKVIIPSRTTRYEQKTIYIAKDVDQRMSTSLQETAAEALSFDTSLLPASFSLEVAECWPKKQWHPRRKEFALTGSKLFSCTVVYTVAFDGVQIGEVFLICQRHASALQPLRYALIPSRHAAGIKKGILDHETGDDQGSPPFEAFSMMEQFIIDGRQEVKLWHGETCFSLFVTRYSETGESTNQLFLKATSSDDLLHPMPVRLPIQRSIGEGNEPDQRLERAPQIGGDAGVLAVQQPNPMDILEAERENTG, from the coding sequence ATGTGGCTGATCAGTACGGAGACGTTGACGCTTCACGCCTTCATCCCCCCGGACGTTCCACCTTATGCCATACTGTCTCATACCTGGGAGGCCGGGGAGGTGACTTTCCAGGAGttcgccgacctcgatgccgccaGGGAAAAGCCCGGCTTCGCCAAGATCGATAAGACCTGCGAGCTCGCCCGCCAAAACGGGCTAGAATGGGTCTGGGTTGACACCTGCTGCATCGACAAGTCCTCGAGCGCCGAACTCTCAGAGGCGATCAACTCCATGTTCGAGTGGTACAGGCTGTCGGCCGTCTGCTTTGCTTATCTCGCCGACCTCCCCGTCGGTTCGCCTTCGCTCTGGATGTTCGAATCCGAGTCCGGCATCCACAAGCGGCCCTGCCGTTGGTTCCAGCGCGGGTGGACTCTCCAGGAGCTCATCGCGCCCAGCAGGCTCGAGTTCTTCGACGTCGGGTGGAACTCGCGTGGGTTCAAGACCGACGGGACGGTGCTGCGGCAGCTGTCAAGCATGGCAGGCATTCGCGGCAAGACTGCTCGGGTTCTAAAGAATAGCGACGCGATCGGCGAGATCTCCATCGCCGAGAGAATGTCGTGGGCTTCGAAGCGGCAGACGACCAGGACGGAGGACATGGCCTACTGCTTGCTTGGCATTTTCCGCGTGAACATGCCATTGCTATACGGCGAGGGTCCACGGGCTTTCATACGGCTCCAGGAGGAGATTCTGAAGAACAGCACCGACATGTCTCTTTTCTGCTGGACCGCGTCGGAGGAAGCGATACAGCCTTACCGCGGGCTTCTGGCCCGGCATCCGTCCGAGTTCGCAAGTTGGTTCGACACGGAATTGACCTCGCGGAAGTCCATCAGCTGGGCCATGTGcgagcaggagaaggagtTCTCTTCGACAAACAAAGGCATCCGGATGGAAGCGACACTGGCGAGCTTCTTTTACGACGGCGAAGAAAGAACCTGCTTGAGGTGCACCCTCTTCCCGGACGAGTATGTTGTGTTCGTTGCCCTCCGATACCACAGGGACAACATCTACGTCAGGGAGCTCCCCAAAGTCATCATCCCGTCGCGCACGACGCGGTACGAACAGAAGACCATCTACATCGCCAAAGACGTGGACCAGCGCATGTCGACCTCGCTGCAGGAGACCGCTGCGGAAGCGTTGAGCTTCGACACCTCGTTGCTTCCAGCGAGCTTCTCCCTGGAAGTGGCCGAGTGTTGGCCAAAGAAGCAGTGGCACCCACGACGGAAAGAGTTTGCGTTGACGGGCTCCAAGCTATTCAGCTGCACAGTCGTCTATACTGTTGCGTTTGACGGTGTTCAGATCGGAGAAGTCTTCCTCATATGCCAGCGGCACGCTTCTGCCCTCCAACCTCTGCGGTATGCCTTGATTCCTAGCCGGCATGCAGCAGGGATAAAGAAAGGCATCCTAGACCACGAGACGGGCGATGATCAAGGCAGCCCTCCATTCGAGGCTTTCAGCATGATGGAGCAGTTCATTATTGATGGACGCCAAGAGGTGAAGCTCTGGCACGGGGAGACCTGCTTTTCGCTTTTCGTCACGCGGTATTCCGAGACTGGCGAGAGCACCAACCAGCTTTTCCTCaaggcgacgtcgtcggATGATCTTCTTCATCCCATGCCTGTTCGGCTCCCAATCCAGAGGTCGATCGGTGAGGGGAACGAACCCGATCAGCGTCTCGAACGTGCCCCTCAGATCGGAGGCGACGCTGGTGTGTTGGCTGTACAGCAGCCAAACCCCATGGATATTTTGGAAGCTGAGCGCGAAAATACAGGCTGA